Sequence from the Erythrolamprus reginae isolate rEryReg1 chromosome Z, rEryReg1.hap1, whole genome shotgun sequence genome:
cacacattagagtcattggcaaataggcaaaccttccctaccaaaccttcccctatgtcactcacaaacatatttaaaagaatagACCCAGAACAgagccttgtggcacactgcttgtagcctttctctgctcagaatactcgccattaacaacaactctttgatgtctacgcttcatacagctgcaaatccactgaactatcaagggattaagtccaatcttcactaatttatctatcagctctttatgtggaaccatgtCAAAGGCTTtggtgaagtccagataggcaatatccacggcaccaccttcatccaacacctttgtgaaatagtcaaagaaatcaatgagattagtctgacatgatttgccttcattggttttttttattggacccaaatcagcatggctttactgaaggttaatcatgtcagactaatctcatgtatttctttgactatatcacaaaggtgttggatgaaggtgctgccgtggatattgcctatctggacttcagcaaagcctttgatatggctccacataaagagctgatagataaattagtgaagattggacttaatccctggatagttcagtggatttgcagctggctgaagcgtagacatcagagagttgtatTGATTGACAAAAAGCTTGTTCTCCTACAGAAAACGCTGTTACTAacaatccattattattattatttattggatttgtatgccacccctctgcgtagactcgataaaaacagcatgtaacaatccaattaataaaacaactaaaaacccttattataaaaccaaacatacacacaaacataccatacataacttgtaatggcctaaggggaaggaatatcttaactcccccatgcctggcggcataagtgagtcttgagtagtttacgaaagatagggcggttctaatctccgggggggagttggttccagagggccggggccgccacagagaaggtgcaTGTAGTTTCCATTCCTCCTCTGAAAAATTAATATCTATTTAGTTTGGGAATCACACAAGATTTGTGATGCTGCTAACATTATAAAAGAGTAAATTttttacattaataattgttaaaTTTAGAGTTGAATATCCAGACAACTAAAGGATAGGaataattaaaaagagagagCTATCTATTTTGGGATAGCAGTTAAGATATCagactagaaactaggagactttAAATTCTAATCTTGCCTTCAATATGAATCATTATTTCTAAAAAATAATGACAAAACAACTGCAAGGAGAAGTGATTAGAACTAAAAAAATGTCTTGGAAATACAAGTTTTATGACTATTTATAAAATACTGCTATATTTtctagtttttaaaatatatgtatgtatgtgtatatatgtgtgtatgtatatatatacacacatacatatacaaatatacacacacatatgcatacatatttacatatatcATTTAAACATTATTGAGTAAAGTTTTATTGGATGTACTTACTCTGTGCTGCAAACCTTATCAATACAAGTAATTGAAAATAAACTGAGAGattatatttatctttatttaaaaCAGATAAATTTAAAACCGATACAATACACATAAGAAAAAAACAGTCAGCTATCCACCTTTGccgattttaaattaattaaactttATATATGCATGATAAATATATGTGGTATAGACACTTTTTCTCTAGTAGGCTCCAGGGAtaggttttaattttttaaactaccactctgtggttgtggcttattttatgggtgtagcttgatggtcatgtgatagtGGCATGGcatcatggtcatgtggctgggagtggtttggcagtcatgtgattgGCTGGGGTGGACaaggccaacttgatgtcattcacatCAAAGGTTACCGTTAGGTGCATGGTTTCTCATcacctcaaaaagatacaatttcccagtGTGTTTACTAAagcatacaaaaagatacaagaaGATATCTACtctatgtacacatacacacacaaagctCTTCTGAAACTACACATTCACTCTCAtatactgcatttggaaaaacacacccagagtctactttctgccacacatttaaccataacttctgtattagaacattacacatgcctttacatagaaacatagaagtctgatggcagaaaaagacctcatcgttcatctaatctgcccttatactattttctgtattttatcttagggtggatatatgtttatcccaggcatgtttaaattcagttactgtggacttatctaccacgtctgctggaagtttgttccaaggatctactactctttcagtaaaataatattttctcatgttgcttttgatctttcccccaactttagATATTCTTCCCTAGATTGCACCactgttagagccaggaaatgtcacggattgagtaaaatgtagtgaaactcacttaacaatactCTTGCTTAGCTaccaaaatttggggctcaattatgtAAAGCCTATGCATATTTATTTGGCAGTaaggccaatgttccctctaagctgtgtgCCTCTGTGTCTGCGCAGGCGGCAAGAAATCTCCTTGGAAAGTGCTGCATACTCGTAATTGGAAATATACCTCCCACCTAATTTTGCTCTCTCTCAGCTGCCGTAAAACAGTGGCTACTGGGCTCTTGTGGCTGTTGGGATGGTCTACTAAGTTGTAAGGAGCAGGCAGGAGAAGTGAGTGAGCAGCCTCAAAAAGTGAGGGGAGGCAGCAGCAGCCCTTTTCCCCACCTCACCTTGTTTTCCAATGACTCCTTTCCAAGGTAACAGAGGTTGATTCcccccacctctgcccccaggaGCTAGAACTGGATGGGATAACCTGGGAGTGAGATGAGCCATGCAGCAATTGGCGATGAGATGGGCCTTTGTGGGTATTACTCGCCAGCCTAGTAAGGGCAAGGTATTTTGTGTGTGCAGGAGAAGGACGACAGAGCTGTCTCAGatccttcctttcatctttcttttgCCCAGACTTAAGACTTGAATCatcggcaaaaaaaaaaaaaaaagccaggtaCTCTCTAGTCTGGCTAGATCAAATACAGCATTTGTTGTCTCGTAGACATCACGTCTCTGGCTAGGGCAGCCTAATAACAGAACCCCACCAAATATGGAATGCAGCAGTTTAACTGCTGAAAAACAAACCTGTTCAATTCTGCAACAGCTTGTTCCAAAATTCACAAAGGGTTTTTTCCTTAGTGGCCTGATGGAAGGGACCACCTCTTCGTCTATTTcaaagatcttcaaacttggcaactttaagactcaatggacttcaactcccagaattctccaaaatCCAATTTGTGTACAATAGAACCTCTTTACATTTGAAATGGCAATGAGCCCCGAAGATGTTCACTAAAAACTGCCCATCCAGAAATTCAATTCTCTTAATTAATCAAGTTTAAAATGTCAGATTTTGAGCTATTTTTTTCAAGAGGAAGTCGCATTTTCATTAGTCACATGAAAAAATGCTGAATTTTGTGGTTGTTGTGGTCTGCTGTTCAATCAGATTAGAAGATTTTTAACaagtaaagaaaaggaaagggagattAGGAAGACTGTTTCATATTCAGTTGTAATCACAATGTACTGGTTTGTTGACAGcaaacttgcttgttttcttgaaaTAGTAAGacattaaatattttatagtacagtgttccctcgatttccgcgggggatgcgttccgagaccgcccgcgaaagttgaatttccgcgaagtagggatgcggaagtaaatacaccatttttgcctatggacagtatcacgagccttcccttaacactttaaacccctaaattaccatttcccattcctttaacaaccatttactcaccattattactggtactcaccattgaataagacacttagtgatcctgatatttataaacataattctttattaacaataattattttttttgttatttatttgcaaaaattattagtttgacgatgacatatgacgtcattgggtgggaaaaaccgtggtataggaaaaaaaccgcgaagtattttttaattaatattttttgaaaaaccctggtataggctattcgcgaagttcgaacccgcgaaaatcgagggaacactgtacttgatgAATCAGTATTTCTAAATTTAATCACTTTGACTCAGATTTACCCCTTCCCCAAATTTCTAGTTTAAAATCTGAACCAAATAACGTACAATAATTGCATATTCTTCCAGCCTATTGATGTAGCAGGGCTAAGATGGATGCTATAAATATTTCTATACATACCACTATAAATGAATACAAGTTGGACTGTTTGGATAGCTCAGAATTTCTCATAAATTATTTTTGCAATACAGAACTAGGTTATAGGTCAGTTATCTGAATGTCATGGCAACTGACTGACAGTTGAGAATTCCATAAATAATATGTACATTCTTATCTTGGTAAAGATGTTATGCAaacttattgttttgtattgcacAGGGCGCCCTCTTCACATATCACACCTTTTACTGCATGGGCTAAATCCCTTACGGTACCGTCCAGTTCGCTGATGTGGTGGTCAGCAACAATCGTTTTGGCACAGGCCAGGAGTGTGGTGTGCCCCTGAGGATCTATAGATCTTGTATGTGGTTCCCAGGTATGGGTCTGATAAGGTGGCAATGATTCAGTACCATTGTTGGGGCTTGGGGGGCCGATGTTCTGGCTGTGCAGCTACAGCATATACAAGGTTTTCCCTGCCCCCCCTTTTCTACTGTGGAGCTAACCTATCTTTTGTTTAGGTTGCTTATAGGAGAAGCCCCATGAGCTCTGAAGTCGGGCTGGAATTGCAGCAGATGTGGGGCCAGCAGCAGGATCTACCCGGCGGGCCGAGATGCTGTGACAAGGGGCTTCTTCTAACCTTTCTGGGGCGGTTATCACCTTGGTGCTGCCCAGTTCTCTGACATGGTAGTCAGCACTGTCTGTTTTGACATGGGCCGGAATGCGACTGGCCGTGTCCTGAAGACTGGAAGGTCTTGTCTGTTTTCCCCATGTATGGGTCTTGCCAAGGTGGCAATGACCCGGGACTGTTTCTGAGGGCTTGGCAGTGGCTGTCAAGCCCAGGACCGGTGTCCAACTCTGTGTTCCAAGCTTGGGTTTGGAGTGTACCTCCGTATAGCATTAGGCTGTTTAGTATCCCCTAGAATGGTAAGACGGCTGTAACCTGGTTACAACGGTCAGGTTGACACTAAAGGGGATGGGAATAGCAGTTATGGCAAGCAGAGAACAGGTTTCTGCCCATGACAAGGCAGTGGGTGGCACCTAGATCAGGTCGTCGGTGCAGGCCTTCCTGAGCTGACACATTCTCCCTTAGGAGGGGAATGCCAGTTTTGTTGGACCTGCAGAGGTTCCTGCTGAGCTGGTGCAGgatgaggggggagtcgggggggccaagattgagatctgacccccgctccatggcaggttaggggcagaaatggacaATAGCAACAACTGTgcattctccttttgggcatcttttcaagatgatgggccgcctctccccatgaactatagATGCGTACAACTTGGGGGATTGGAGAGgagatgcccatgggactcaccttatccaatttcctTCGGGGTTTGgatggtgagctcctcccacatgcttatgggcgtggctcggatacaggtgaaggtggctaccttcacctggattagcaaggagttatgcccaagagTTGCCATGAATGTTTTGACAGGTAAATTCCACCCCATTAgttgttggcctctgcaggtcctttgtttacattGTTATAATGTTTGAATTACGTTATTAAATTGACGTTATTCAAActgacattatttaaatttatgctaattaataaagtgaTCCATTATTAAAATCCAGCtactgtctcagcgtcgttactccgcttCCTGGGCAAATGCACGGCCGGTGCCTTAAAGAGCCGGCTGAAATTGTCCCCGGAGCTGGGGAGATGCTTGTTTCTGGCTTCTGgggaaaaccggaagtttggcttctggcagTGCGCCAGGCCGGTGCGCTGCCTCTTGGGCCTGGGAGGAGATCCTAAGCCATCCTATTTAAGGGCTGCTTGAACTGGACCTCCTCCTTTTGCCCTCGGCTATCCTGAaagtgaacacccgcccaccctcctctatcatacagtgtaCCTAGACGGGgttgcctcggggccgaataggaatttttggctgtCTCTCCTTGGtgcggctgttttttcgcctattccacactgtcgttaaggatggactggttagggggtgcagctCAATGTAGAGATACATTGgattaatttggcttccctctggtcactggggtttggcaggttggggCGGAAATGGACAGTAGGAACAACTTCGCGTTCTCCTTTTGGGCGTCTTTTCAAGATGATGAGCTGGCTTTCCCCATGAACTATAGGTGcgtacaacttcggggattggagaggggatgcccatgggactcaccttatccaatttcccttggggttTGAatagtgagctcctcccacacactTATGGGCGTGGCTCAGATACAGGTGAAGGTggttaccttcacctggatcagcaaggagttatgcccaagagTTGCCATGAATGTTTTGACAGGTAAATTCTGCTCCATTAattgttggcctctgcaggtcctttgtttacactgttaaaacatttgaattacgttatttaaattgatgTTATTCAAATTGACatcatttaaatttatgctaattaataaagtgacccattattaaAATCCAGCTACTGTCTCAGTGTCGTTACTCCGCTTCCTGGGCAATACAGGACTAATACAGTAGTAATTGTCAAATGAATTAATACTTGAAAAGATCCCAAGCATAATGATGTGGAAAACCATATATAAACTTGGCATTGGAATATATTAAATTATTCATAACTGATTTCACTCGAGATATGACCTGGGATGGAAGTATCTATCCACTTAAATTCTTTCTTTGTAAGCATATTCCCCATCAATATTTGCAGCCAAGTTTATATTAACTTAGTCCCAATCAATTAGTCCAACAACAAATTTCTGGAAACAGAATATCAGAAGAtgtttacaaaattattttaaaacactTCAACATTTCTCCTGTGGTCAATTAAGATATAAGTGTTCTTAAAATATTCCCCAGTCATTATACTTAAATAGGAAGCTCCAGGCTTAAACCAAACAGTTGTCCATTATCAACATCATGGATCCTTAAGAATAACATATAATATTCAATAATTTGGTGTCTAAAAAACATAATTGAAGAGACAAATTAAACAGTAATTGAAAATAGGCTTCATAATTTTTCATTTTATAAAGTCTAGAATTGAAACTATAAATCAAAGGTGGGTATTTTTCAGTTTTCTATTCCGTTGGATTTCTGGTAAGAATTACCTCCCTATTTTTGAAACAAGATTATTCAGGATTTGAAGAATTTATAGGAGTCCTTTTCTTTTGTCAATGTCTTTGATGAAATTTCAGAAAACATGAATACTCTGCTTCTAAGACCAGAAAGAAAAAATTACCTCACTTACATATAAAGACTTTTGCACAAGCACAATGTATGGTCACAAGAGACAGCTTGAGTTAAATGAGTCTTTCCTTTATTCCATAAGGAAAATGAAGTTCTACAACAAAGGCAATCTCAACTAAATTACgtaattgtatttattatttctacTGCTTTTGCATAAAGGCTGAGTCACTGTAGGAGTTACATACAATTAGACTAAGGTTGCTATTCCTGTTAATTGTTTATGTAGCACTGTTgaattctttatttatattttgcaatCAATACAATTGTTAAAAGGAAAAAGAGTTGGTTTTTTACTGAGCTATCCTAAGTTCTTCCTAATAGCTTCCTTTATATTGAATATCTTCCATTTATTCACCTCATCTACAATTTATGGACAAATAATCTCTGTTAATAAGTCTGCATATTTCTAAGATTCAATGAGCATTTTCTTAGAAGCAAGGGTCTTCTAAAATAGTTGCTTGATAGtgaaatgggtggcatataaatttaataaatagataaaaataaaatatcagtgaTATGGGGATACAACATTTGCAGCAAAGCATCCATTTCCTCATGCATCATTGtacatataataaaaacatatCGTGATATAAAATGTATAAGATTTATGAACTATGCTATCAATTAGAGACAATGATATTTATCTTAATAATAGTGGGCTGTCATAACATAATTATTATCTTTTGGAGAAAAAGTTATATACTTTATCAAAATATTTAGGATGATTATGGTAGATGGACAATAATATCTAATCTTTTGTTTTAAGATTTCAGCATTAACGGAATGTTTACTGTTTCTTTTCAGGTGtgaaatgagaagaaaaaaagatttcttttcaggtgtaAAATTCATAAACAAAGCAACAGAGAAATGAATATTGATTGATATCATCCTTCCTATCATAATTATAGAATGTGATAATGAAGAAATTAGAATGGAGAAATGAAACTATTATTACAGGATTCATTCTTCATGGCTTTGGTGATCTGAAAGAGATACACATTTTTCTATTCATACTGTTTCTAACAATCTATATCATGACTATGGCAGGAAATCTTCTCATTATAGCCCTAATTGTGATTGATCAGCACCTCCATACCCCAATGTACTTTTTCCTGGGCAACTTGTCTTGCTTAGAGACTTGCTATAGTTCCACCATTCTTCCCAGAATATTAGCCAGCTTATTGAATGAAAACTACACTGTATCTGTGAATGGTTGCATTCTGCAGTTATGGGCTTTTGTTTTTTTAGCTGTTACAGAATGCTACCTCTTGGCTGCAATGTCTTATGATCGTTACTTAGCAATATGTAGACCCCTGTATTATTCCACACTTATGAATTTCAAGATATGCCTCCAGTTAGTGATTGGATCCTGGATTGGTAGTTTTGTGATAGACACGATATTGTTATCATTTATCTTGAAGTTAAGCTTCTGTGGCCACAATTTGATAGAACATTATTTCTGTGATTTCATTCCAATGATGAATCTAGCTTGTAGTGATGCAAGTCAGGTCAAACTTGTATCAGCTATCCTAACATCTATCTCAACTCTACCACCATTCTTTTTAACCATAGTCTCGTATGCTTACATTATCACTGCCATTCTTGGAATTCCTTCCATCATTGGGAGGCAAAAGGCCTTTTCTACCTGCTCTTCTCACCTCATTGTAGTGACTATCTTCTATGGCAGTCTCACAGTTGTCTATCTTTTGCAAGATAATAATGAGCTGAAAGAATTGAACAAAGTTTTCTCTGTCTTTTATACAATCTTAACACCTCTGGTCAACCCCCTCATATATAGCCTGAGGAACAAAGAAGTAAGGGGAGCTCTGCGAAGGGCAGTCAGTAAATATACAACCTGCATACAAGTTCCCTGAATTCTCATTTTGATTTTAAGATATGAAAATTATTCACATTAAATCACTAAAATCCtattgttttattaattcaaCAGGGTATGCATCTTGAATTTTTTGTACACTACATATCAATTCAGATGCTTGAGATTGAGAATAGTTCTCCACCACATGAGAACTTGGGCACTACGAATAAGATGGGGTAGAAGCTCTGCCCTTGTTGGTCCTAGGCACTTGCTGAATggcttgaatttatttatttatttatttatttattatttggatttgtatgccgcccctctccgaagactcggggcggctcacaacaagtgaaaaacaatccaatacaatccaattaattaaaatattataagtttaagaaaatcccctgtactaacatacacacatacagacataccatatataacttcatgtCCAGAAGGTCCAGAATGTCCAGAAGGTGCTGGATGGCCTCATTCATAGGGACTTGCTTTTTTAAATTTGATGACAAGGGGCAAAGTAGAAAGAACCTCAGGGGGGTAGTGGTGGTGGAGAGGAATTCAAGTGAGTGTCTAGAAGACAGGATCTTGCAAACCCATGCATCGCTGGTGATTTCCTCCCAATGGCTGGTAAATAAAACCAGGTGACCCCCCTATGAGAGGATCAGCCGATAACTCTGAACTCTGAACACTCTGGTCTTTGCCTGTGGCCTATATTAGCTGGAGAAGCCCTTTGGGGTTTGGATGAGGGCAATGACAAGGGGAGGTCCCTTTGTGATTTACCTGGTTTGGAATTTGTCTTGCTCCTTGCCTTAGAGTACTGTTTGGGCTTCTGGGTCTGGAGAGTGAGGCTTGAGGAGGGAGCAGTacctctacgcatgcatggatgtgtcattaattcttgttcagaatccagggatgatacagatgactgatctcctcctgggctgtctgccaaactcccctcttccctgtcactcacgcttccttggtcagaggagacttcatcggcagattctactgggagtaaAACAGgactgtggcatgtggatgtctcccccacatccacctccacattccttggggcaggagctaggccagagctaaccacaacagcaaccatggccaaatttctgccaccagttcacatgaaccagtccaaactggtatatatatatatgtcacatgttttttttgctgaatttgaaaatgaagggagactaggatagatctatttcggccttattttggcctcatcagctagccatacccactgggagttgaacctgcaacctttgccttgtaaggcagagaattatcctctaggctacagtatccaaatccttcagctctgcaccagggaagagttacatattttttgtgtcgaatatatattcTGATATTTATGAGGTGATACATATATTTTTGATGCTGCCAATTACAGTTACTAAAACATCTATATGTGGTTAATTTTATATATCAAAACTAGACATaattatgaaaaaaaatcttatatttCTGCCACATAtaatatttctgatattaaagaTATTTCCAGAATAAACATTATGAAACAATGAGCAGAAACTTTATTTTTGATGTGTTGGTTATTCAATCCTCTCTACATACCCAGAATTTCATTCTCTTCATTCTCTATTTTTCATACTATCtcatgtacacacacaaacacacacacacacattcatggGGAAAAATAATCATATATCACTGATGCCATATAT
This genomic interval carries:
- the LOC139153517 gene encoding olfactory receptor 5P76-like → MKKLEWRNETIITGFILHGFGDLKEIHIFLFILFLTIYIMTMAGNLLIIALIVIDQHLHTPMYFFLGNLSCLETCYSSTILPRILASLLNENYTVSVNGCILQLWAFVFLAVTECYLLAAMSYDRYLAICRPLYYSTLMNFKICLQLVIGSWIGSFVIDTILLSFILKLSFCGHNLIEHYFCDFIPMMNLACSDASQVKLVSAILTSISTLPPFFLTIVSYAYIITAILGIPSIIGRQKAFSTCSSHLIVVTIFYGSLTVVYLLQDNNELKELNKVFSVFYTILTPLVNPLIYSLRNKEVRGALRRAVSKYTTCIQVP